The following proteins are encoded in a genomic region of Hydra vulgaris chromosome 05, alternate assembly HydraT2T_AEP:
- the LOC136080762 gene encoding uncharacterized protein DDB_G0284311-like: MHLENPLPLCGDIKVDFFHKDLFKKERMFVFWFNTLFLEYHKTSTRPITNKNDNVKHILFSKNELDKANKDKKHKFFPKNFELSLSIALPENGKEIIDKGCNNKEAKQCDDKSKSNENKNEKLNSSSTDKLNELSNTLKISPTSPENGKENIDKGCNNKEAKQCDDKLKSNENKNEKLNSSSTDKLNELSNTLKISPTSPENGKENIDKGCNNKEAKQCDDKLKSNENKNEKLNSSSTDKLNELSDTLKISPTYPENFSRTLSPPSKKRESPASSNGNFLTCSLSRSLNALTDTPSVEEEQLSDDEGEEEEEEEEEEEEEEEEEEEEDDDDDDDDDDDDDDDDDEDKKVEEEEQVTKI; encoded by the exons ATGCATTTGGAAAATCCACTTCCACTTTGTGGCGATATTAAAGTAGATTTCTTTCACAAAGATTTATTCAAAAAg gaacgcatgtttgttttttggtttaataCTCTTTTTTTGGAGTACCACAAAACGTCAACTCGCccaattacaaacaaaaatgaCAACGTAAAACACATCTTGTTCAGTAAAAATGAGCTTGATAAAgcaaataaagacaaaaaacacaaattttttccTAAGAATtttgag CTATCTTTAAGTATTGCACTTCCTGAAAATGGGAAAGAAATTATCGATAAAGGATGTAATAATAAAGAAGCGAAACAATGTGATGATAAATCAAAatctaatgaaaataaaaacgagaAATTAAATTCCTCATCTACagataaattaaatgaacttaGCAATACACTAAAAATTTCACCAACTTCCCCTGAAAATGGGAAAGAAAATATCGATAAAGGATGTAATAATAAAGAAGCGAAACAATgtgatgataaattaaaatctaatgaaaataaaaatgagaaattaaATTCCTCATCTACagataaattaaatgaacttaGCAATACACTAAAAATTTCACCAACTTCCCCTGAAAATGGGAAAGAAAATATCGATAAAGGATGTAATAATAAAGAAGCGAAACAATgtgatgataaattaaaatctaatgaaaataaaaatgagaaattaaATTCCTCATCTACagataaattaaatgaacttaGCGATACACTGAAAATTTCACCAACTTACCCTGAAAATTTTAGTAGGACATTATCTCCGCCTTCTAAGAAACGAGAGAGCCCTGCCTCAAGCAATGGTAATTTTCTTACTTGTTCTTTAAGTCGATCTTTAAACGCCCTAACTGATACACCTTCAGTAGAAGAAGAGCAATTAAGTGATGACGAAggagaagaagaagaagaagaagaagaagaagaagaagaagaagaagaagaagaagaagaagaagatgatgatgatgatgatgatgatgatgatgatgatgatgatgatgatgatgaagataaaAAAGTAGAAGAAGAAGAACAGGTTACGAAGatttaa